The Osmerus eperlanus chromosome 7, fOsmEpe2.1, whole genome shotgun sequence genome includes a region encoding these proteins:
- the pou3f1 gene encoding POU domain, class 3, transcription factor 1 — protein MATTAQYIPRNNSLPSNPLMHPDSDRMHQGTTYREVQKMMHHEYLQGLAATNTGHPMSLTHHQWLPSSNTDWTSGTHIGQQEHNKASVQASREDLSSGFHHRPHLVHQQTQSAHHGSWAPTTTHHLSPLSPASNGHQSLVYSQPGYTNLNAMLSPQPASLHHGMRDPLHDDAGSHDHQMESPQQAFSHHQDHSDEDAPSSDDLEQFAKQFKQRRIKLGFTQADVGLALGTLYGNVFSQTTICRFEALQLSFKNMCKLKPLLNKWLEETDSNTGSPTNLDKIAAQGRKRKKRTSIEVGVKGALENHFLKCPKPSAHEITSLAGTLQLEKEVVRVWFCNRRQKEKRMTPVGVPHPNMEDVYSQAETPPHHHSLQSPVQ, from the coding sequence ATGGCGACAACAGCTCAGTATATTCCGCGGAATAACTCCTTACCGTCCAACCCGCTCATGCATCCGGATTCGGATAGGATGCACCAAGGGACGACCTACCGAGAGGTGCAAAAGATGATGCACCACGAGTACCTGCAAGGGTTAGCGGCGACCAACACGGGACATCCGATGAGCCTGACCCACCACCAGTGGCTGCCCAGCTCCAACACGGACTGGACCAGCGGGACCCACATCGGCCAACAGGAGCACAACAAAGCGAGCGTCCAGGCGAGCCGCGAGGACCTGAGCAGCGGGTTCCACCACAGACCTCACCTGGTCCACCAGCAAACGCAGAGCGCGCACCACGGCTCGTGGGCACCGACCACGACGCACCACTTGTCCCCGCTGTCCCCGGCGTCCAACGGCCACCAGTCATTGGTCTACTCGCAGCCGGGTTACACGAACCTCAACGCCATGCTGAGCCCGCAGCCCGCGTCTCTGCACCACGGCATGCGGGACCCGCTGCACGACGACGCGGGTAGCCATGACCACCAGATGGAGTCGCCGCAGCAGGCGTTCAGCCACCACCAGGACCACTCGGACGAGGACGCTCCGAGCTCGGACGACCTGGAGCAGTTCGCAAAGCAGTTCAAGCAGCGGAGGATCAAGCTGGGCTTCACCCAGGCGGACGTGGGCTTGGCCCTGGGCACGCTCTACGGAAACGTCTTTTCTCAGACAACTATCTGCAGGTTCGAGGCTCTGCAGCTCAGCTTCAAGAACATGTGCAAGCTGAAGCCGCTGCTGAACAAGTGGCTGGAAGAGACCGACTCGAACACGGGCAGCCCGACCAACCTGGACAAGATCGCTGcgcaggggaggaagagaaagaagaggaccTCGATTGAAGTAGGAGTGAAAGGCGCGCTAGAAAATCATTTCTTAAAATGCCCCAAACCCTCCGCTCATGAAATCACCAGCTTAGCCGGCACTCTGCAGTTGGAAAAAGAGGTTGTTCGTGTTTGGTTTTGCAACagaagacaaaaagaaaaacgAATGACACCGGTGGGGGTCCCCCATCCTAATATGGAGGACGTATATTCTCAAGCGGagaccccccctcaccaccactcACTACAGAGCCCGGTGCAGTGA